Genomic window (Paenibacillus sp. 37):
ATCCCTATGGTGGGTGTCCAGATTGCCTTCAAGGACTTCAGTGTGGTCAAAGGAATCTGGGGAAGCCCGTGGGTTGGATTCAAACATTTTGAAGCCTTCTTCCAATCTCCAAACTTCTGGCTGTTAATCAAAAACACGATAGGCATTAGCTTCTATTCCTTAATTGCGGGTTTCCCTATTCCCATCCTGCTGGCGCTGGCGCTGAATGAGATTCGAACGGGTTACTTCAAGAAGACCGTGCAAATGGTCACTTACGCTCCGCATTTTATCTCAACCGTTGTCATGGTATCCATTATCATTCTGATGCTCTCCCCACATGTGGGCGTGGTAGACAAGCTGTTCACACTGCTCGGCTTCCCAATGACCAACTTCATGGGCATTCCGGAATACTTCAAATCGATCTATGTCTGGTCAGGTGTGTGGCAGGGCATGGGATATTCATCCATCATATATATCGCAGCTCTTGCTGGTGTTGATCCATCTCTCTATGAAGCAGCAAAGATGGACGGCGCATCAAGGCTTCGGAAAATATGGCACATTGACCTTCCAACACTCGTTCCAGTCACGGTTATCATGCTGATTCTGAGTCTGGGCAGCATTATGGGCGTGGGCTTTGAGAAAATATACCTGATGCAGAATCCACTCAACACAAGCGCTTCGGAGGTCATCTCCACGTATGTGTACAAGGTGGGTCTGATCGGAGCCAATTTCAGCTTCTCCTCGGCAGTAGGGTTCTTTAACTCCATTATCAACTTGATCCTGCTGGTTATCGTCAACGGCATATCGCGCAAAGTATCCCAGAACAGCTTGTGGTAAAGGAGGAGCTTATCCATGTTCAACCTGATTAATCGTAACCGGATCAAGGACCCGCTTGGTGACCGCATTTTCATGACACTTAACTACATCTTTTTGTTCGCCATACTTCTAACGGTGTTTTACCCGCTCTTGTATATCATCAGTTCTTCGTTCAGCTCTTCACGAGCCGTGACATCCGGCCAGGTGTGGCTGTTCCCGGTCGACTTTAACATCAAGGCGTACATCTCCATTTTCAAAAGCCAACAGCTTATGCTCGGTTTTTATAACACGATCATTTATACCGTGGTGGGCACGTTCATTAACGTGACGCTGACTGTCATGCTGGCGTATCCCTTGTCCCGTAAGTCATTCTACGGACGAGGAGCCATTATCATTTTCATGATGATCACAATGTTCTTCGATGGCGGTCTGATCCCCACCTACCTCTTGATGAAGGACTTGCACTTGCTGGATACACGCTGGGCGATGTGGCTGCCCGGGGCGCTCGCAGTATTCCAGGTCATCGTGGCAAGGACTTTCTTCCAATCTTCCATCCCGGAAGAACTCGGGGAGGCCGCCGAAATGGACGGTTGCCGGGATATCCGGTATCTGATCAGCGTAGTTCTTCCCTTATCAAAGCCCATTCTGGCAGTCATGACACTCATGTATGCCGTAGGTCACTGGAATGCGTACTTTGATGCACTGATCTACCTGCGTTCCGAGAAATTGTTCCCTCTGCAATACGTGCTTCGCAATCTGCTCATCCTGAATGCGGCTGATCCGGCGATGCTCGCCAATACCAGCCAACAGATGCGGGATCAAGGGTTTGAGCAGGTGTTGAAATATGCACTGATCGTTGTCGCAAGTATTCCCATTCTGATCATGTATCCATTTGTACAGAAACATTTTGTTAAAGGGGTCATGGTTGGTTCCCTGAAAGGTTAATCCTTGTGAGTTAAGCCCGGTTGCCTCTTGAAAGGAGGTGGAAGGAACACGCCGGCTTCCGGGATCGATTTTATACACGTGCAGTACAAGT
Coding sequences:
- a CDS encoding ABC transporter permease — its product is MSRATESIPAKMELQQRKHVEPKRQHPFIKSLKKHWELYLLVLPPVLYLLIFKYIPMVGVQIAFKDFSVVKGIWGSPWVGFKHFEAFFQSPNFWLLIKNTIGISFYSLIAGFPIPILLALALNEIRTGYFKKTVQMVTYAPHFISTVVMVSIIILMLSPHVGVVDKLFTLLGFPMTNFMGIPEYFKSIYVWSGVWQGMGYSSIIYIAALAGVDPSLYEAAKMDGASRLRKIWHIDLPTLVPVTVIMLILSLGSIMGVGFEKIYLMQNPLNTSASEVISTYVYKVGLIGANFSFSSAVGFFNSIINLILLVIVNGISRKVSQNSLW
- a CDS encoding carbohydrate ABC transporter permease, producing the protein MFNLINRNRIKDPLGDRIFMTLNYIFLFAILLTVFYPLLYIISSSFSSSRAVTSGQVWLFPVDFNIKAYISIFKSQQLMLGFYNTIIYTVVGTFINVTLTVMLAYPLSRKSFYGRGAIIIFMMITMFFDGGLIPTYLLMKDLHLLDTRWAMWLPGALAVFQVIVARTFFQSSIPEELGEAAEMDGCRDIRYLISVVLPLSKPILAVMTLMYAVGHWNAYFDALIYLRSEKLFPLQYVLRNLLILNAADPAMLANTSQQMRDQGFEQVLKYALIVVASIPILIMYPFVQKHFVKGVMVGSLKG